Proteins co-encoded in one Coregonus clupeaformis isolate EN_2021a chromosome 5, ASM2061545v1, whole genome shotgun sequence genomic window:
- the LOC123484308 gene encoding cyclin-dependent kinase 2-associated protein 1-like, with amino-acid sequence MSLGMSYKPNLHQHVLGTSVNQVAVVHSTSTSISTLQSYRPLVNDYGPPSFGFSQSSSGSQVPQSKYAELLAIIEELGKEIRPTYAGSKSAMERLKRGIIHARGLVRECLAETERNARS; translated from the coding sequence ATGTCTCTAGGAATGTCTTACAAGCCCAACCTCCATCAGCATGTTCTCGGAACTTCCGTGAACCAAGTTGCTGTTGTTCACTCTACATCAACAAGCATATCAACACTGCAATCTTACAGGCCATTAGTGAATGACTATGGACCACCATCTTTCGGcttttcacagagttcaagtggaAGTCAAGTGCCTCAGAGTAAATATGCAGAACTGCTAGCCATTATTGAAGAGCTTGGGAAGGAGATTAGACCAACTTATGCTGGGAGCAAAAGTGCCATGGAGAGACTAAAGCGAGGTATCATTCATGCCAGGGGGCTTGTACGTGAATGCTTggcagaaacagagagaaatGCAAGGTCCTAA